The DNA window ttctatcttcttcctTCCAAGAACTGGAacacatcttttcttcttcttctaaaatattttcagcttcgaagagtctgtgttctaccggaggtttgcttgcctttgccccctggtgttggacttggttgctactagactctccaatctctcttggcttgtattctctttgggccttcttcattctctggtgccgtctccattgggatctggacataggatttctacctttgtaattctcaagcctatacatctctcgatttgaggtctggaattgcttcctataggcCATCGCAGTTCTTCCTCTTTGGTCCCAACTTCTCCACTTATTGGTTCTTgcgccagcttgcacccatctgtccctaggtgtatctgcagggactttgaatgtgactcttcgTGCCTTAGGGTGAGGAATGTCAGGCCTCTTATATGAAGTTCGAATGTCGAACGTATATATATTAGGACGGAGACCTTGGGTTTCTCGATTCATGATAAAATAACTCCTTTCGAGGGAACGCGCTAGGAGTTCATCATACACTGCTCCACACCTGGGACATAACACCATTTCTGTATttgctttgtggcatctgaccaagaaactcaccaaacTTTCCGCAGTTCTTGGGTATATCTTTAGCAGTAGGTTTCCgcctctccaaggctgctccaaTCTCTCTCTCAGGGTCCTCTCGAAGTTAGCTTggattcttcgattcagcattATAGAGCATCTTGGGCACAGCAGCATTTTTCCTCCATtcttctcgtggcaattccaaagGTAATCTTTCAAAGTTTCGCCCTTTGGTGAAATATCCACATTTCCCTGTTGCCTTGTCAACCATTCCTCCAGCTCTTCGATTTCAGACAAAGGTCGTCTAGCATTTACCATGTTgacaactgctggaggggcttcagaaatttgtatctgctgaagtttcatcctgaggtcttcagtggcctcactagtttttTCTTCTAGATTGTCGGTCATTTCTGGGTCGAgggatccttcaacatcagtattgaagaccgcgtcatcatttaggctttcagtagcctgctttccctttgacatcatttctggttcagcaaattcgacttcagacacttccaccatgttgatgtcacatggctcacacaggttggtgtcagcaatgttcagggggttggtatcgaccttcatatggctcttggtcttgtcagcgaatttcaaacgaccatccttgatagcattctgaattagatccctgaaaagaaaacattgtgaggttttatggcctaaaaaaccatgatatttacaaaagcctcgcttcttccgttgttctaacggaggaattttagagttaggaggcactatcatttggccatcttttactagtaaatcgaatatttcgtcacatttggtgacatcgaatgtataggttttcttaggaaatctatcgcttttatcattttctactggatttttcccgttggcaggggtaagtaatttgcaagcataaggcggtgcttcttttaattcagctagatcTATTTCTACCTCCTCTAtgctatatgagtcatcgaaggtttcgctatcagtgtcttcgacttcaacgtaggatattctttctttcttataactcttgttcactttagccttttctgctttcagccgttcgacctgtcgaaccctatctgccaattgggccatgtctcttaaatattgggtatctaatttctttctaatcgaatagtctaaaccaccagcggctatttcgactaattcgtgctctgggacgactgtgaaacatcttgatttcaacaaacgaaacctgtttaggtaatcatcaataggctctgtgaacttccttttaatgctagccaattccttcaaacttatctttgtttgacccatgtaaaattgttcgtggaacaatctttccaattgtgtccatgtatctatggagtttgggggtaaagtagtaaaccaaatgaaagcattcttcgttaatgaactaggaaaatacttgatccttagatcttcgttccctgctaacGTTCCTGCCTCTGTTAAAAATCTGGCTATATGTTCCACcgtcgattcactagtatccTCTGCAAATTTGGTAAACTTGGGTACCTTAATACCCCTTGGCAATtcactttgcatgatgtattcaggtatgggagatgtgtaatttggacgtcgaaatccagtattaaagccgttattagccattattctttctatcatggcagtaagattattttctgttgccaaatcatttctcctgactctgtggacaacttcgtcaggatgttcgtctctccCTACCATAACTAGTCTGGGCTGTTGTCGAGGAATAGCTTGTTGGCCAGTCTCCGTCGTTTCGATTTGAGTTCCCAATTCGACCGCTGGATTCTGTGCGACTGGATTTGGCCTTGGTGGGGGTACTATGTTTCGGATTGGTTCGACAATTGGATCCTCTTCTTGGTAGGTTGACTGGTTattccttcgtctattttgtgggACTCCTAAAAAATCCGCCATTCGTCCCAATTGCGATGATAACCTTTGGTATGTTTCTGCGCTATCCGGGCTAGACCTAGTAATGCTTGCTGCTATTGGATTAAAGATTGTTCTTAACTCTCTAGCAAGGAGTCCTACCATAtcctggttacttgcatccatttcttgtcgaaatgctgcttgagtaCTAGTGGTCATAGGGGGAATCTGAGCCGACAAACCagtattgtgtgcacttcgacctactgaacccaTGTTTGGTGAAAACGCCGTTGGGTTGgctgtagtgtatgtaggccctgttCCTCGTAGTCctgccatgtatgaatatggcatCCCGTATGGCATATTTTGTCTCCAACCATCTACAGCGAATGATGGTCCTGGGGTAGATAAATAATTTGCAGCGTTCGTCGATacgggtggtatctcgcttgtgcTTGCAAACGGAGGAGCGGTGGTCGATACTGAAATTGGGATAGTCCCAGTTGATGTGGAAGTATTTTCAATCATGGCTTGCGAACTACCCGCTGGTTCAGATCTTGTCGAAACCGGTATGGcctgcgctccttgagtggaagtcgaaacATTCGTCGCGTTTGGTGCTACTGTTCCTgatccttgtgggggatcttctttgccccctgcactggccgctacgaccattttcttgttgtaccttcgtttaggaactggatttgcactgttggttaatttaccgttcctaaggttcatacaaggtcttgacaatttctagacaaaacaaaacaatcaattaataacacttagtttgacacagtccaccgggtgtgccaatttgtttacggtgatttccggtaaacaaccgctagtcctccaaactataataaatatgatttggttactcgcaggatcgactagattgatcctaggacatggtcaaacgaaaggtttattgatgtgatttggtacatacctgtttgttttgatttcgagaaatttatgttcaaatgactaatcattcgagataacgctggttatataagttagtgtaacttcgacgcataaatcgtaataagaaaacatgtaaattgcgagaatgtaaattgcaagaaaattaacatgcaagaatgtaagtcgcaagaatataaattgcaggaaagtaatgtgcatgaaactaaatgacttcgaaagtaaaagtttaaacaaggaaagtaaagaaaacgaaaagatatttgataaaagtaaatacacatgtattcaaattggtggtgtcatacgtacatttctcagcgaactctttctcttaacacttgatactttagcgatatgtgagtgatttgtacaaaatgaacacacgaaatcctatcattaagactcctatttatactaaatttgaccctaacggtcatacaataatctaatgccacgttatccacgagaactcTGGGGATGCCACCTGTCTATGTGCAGTTACATAAATcgtttcgcaattcaaatcttcccgctcaagtccttttcgacatgtggccatatagttatattcgaaaatgttacggaaatacattaagcttcagtactttatgtaattttccgcgaaatgtctaagtcttggcaaagatatcttccgtgttagcttcgatacttctctccttcgtttcaacttagacattttcttgaagcatggccatcagtagccattttttaaatcttcgaagatggtcatcagtaaccatcattcttcgaacttaaaaccttcgaagatcaacttcttaaacgaaatctccagctaacactaCCATCTTCATCAGCAGGATCAGCTGAGGTTTGATCCTCAGCCTAATCATTAGAGTCATGTGCAACATCATTTTCAACAGAATTATCCTCCTCAACAAGTTCCTCCTCAATGGCATCACTAATCCTAGTACCATTAGCATGTTCAAGACTCTTGATTAATTTTTCAATATTAAGCTTCCTTTCAGTACTGGTATGAATGATCTCATCCAAATCCTTGCAAGTCTTCTTGAGTTCTGAAATAAAATTAGCCTTGGTAGAGGATTTATTCTCAGCAGATACTAAGACAATATCTGGGACATGCTTACCTGCAAACAGTTTGCCATGCAGAGACAAGATAGATTCCCTTTTGCAAGCAACATCATCACTAGATAAGATTCCAGGGTACTGGTTGAGGATAATACCACAAATCATAGAAGGGAAAGCAACGGGCATCTTTATAGCATTAGTTGCAGCATGCTTCAcagtttgataaaaaatataggTACCATAGTCAAACATAGTTTTGGTACCCACATCATAGATAAATTTTCCCAGACCAAATGCAACTGTTGAAGTGTGATTAGTAGGAACCCAGTTGGCAGCGCCAATAGCATATTTTACACTAAGTTGGCCAGCAGATAATTTGCCTTTCTTAGGCCACACCTTGACTTGATTTACAGTAATTACCCTACAAGCCTGATTATCAGTCACCTCGAGTTCACACACCTCTTCCTCACTTCTTCCCAGATACCTGTTGATAATAGCAAGAGAGAAATCAACACATCTACACCTCTTTCCTGAAGTCCTTACTTCTATTATCAGCACAATCCACAGGAATGTTCACAATAAATTCCTTAACCAGAATATCATAACACTTAGCAAAACCAGTCACAGTCcttattaagaaaaaataaatatgtaaaaaaatagattattacatttttttgtataattagaaaaaataaaagtaaatatattttaaaaaatgtataaatataCCATACTCAAAACaataatgtaaaaaaataattgaCCAAATCACTAtaattttttcataaaagaattatttttaaaaataagtaaGTTTTCAGCCATAAAAGAATTGTTGCGAAAAGATAATTTATTACAACAAATTCAAATAGTCgttgctatatgtatatataaaaatatattatttttagcgATAATATTTATTGTTGGGATACGCTATTTTTCCCTAGAAATAATGTGATATTCGAGAGACCTATAAAGTTATTACAACAACTAATATTGGTCGTCCTAATATGCATATTAAAAAGTTGAGTAATTTTTTAGCGGGTATAATAATTGCTTTGATAAATCACTTTTTTCAATGATAATATGATTgtcaagaaaaaataataatttattgctACGATTTACATTAGTTGTTGCAATATACATATTAAAAAGTTGAATTATTTTTAACTACCGTAATAGTTGTTGTGATAAATCACTTTTCTCAACGATAATATGATTGTTGAGAAAAACAATAACTTATTATTACGACTTAAATTAGTCGTTGTTATATGCATGATATTGTCAACAAATAGAAAGTCGTTGCAAAAGAGTCGCTGTCAAATATCTTATTTCTTGTAGTATAtgttactaatatttatttatacaattaaaacaatatcttcaaatattatgttattagttgatatttataaaactaaataattgcataaatattttttgaaataacgtaaaaacaaatttaatatttagATACGAGAAAATATACAgttgatctaaatatttgtttaaatggaaaaactatatttatgctccaaatatatatatatatatatatatatatatatatatatatatatatatatatatatatatatatatatatatatatatatatatatatagggagcgtatccggtgagaactaatagatttgtgagaaatgagaataatTAAATATCAATCGTTAGATCtaattaacgtttaagatttaaAGATTCCATATTAAGAGCACCTTATTGAATTCTATTCAATTGAACTTAATATTTAAACATtccataaaaaaaattcttactcaaaataattttattacaataattacatcgttatttaaatattataaaaatatttatataaacatACTTAATATTTCATTAGGatatgaatataaaatatttgttataaaaatacttCAAATTTAGTTAGGATATGAGTAAAAAATGTAatttaaatctatttaaaattttaaataaaataaaaatgatctaaactataaatatttttgaagaatataaaaaaagtccagaaaaataatattaaatttcaatTAATCAGAATCATATATTTTTCTACACATATTCctagtaataaaaataattaaaatgatttcATAAGTTTATTTAAAAAAGTTATCTCTTAAAAACttaatttgatttataaaatatattttaacgtTGTATCTCCCGATTTATATaggtatatattttttcaaaatatattttgataaataaaattttctagACTTGCTTCTAAAATCAAACGAGactttcaatattttattaacaatTTAATTATTGCAGTAAAAATTACTAAGTAAAAAATTACCGTAAGATATATAGTTCTTTGCAttgaattattattagttttaaattttcaatttttaatattaaatataattataagaaataggaaaatatttttataagattattttttataaaattttaaaatattaaacatagtaaaaaattatttaataatcataattattttgaataagaatctctttttatggaatttttacatattaatctTAACAAAAATAATCCAGGAAGGTGTTTCttgatatgaaatttttaaatcttaaacgttaattaaatctgacGATTCATAtcaatagttctcgtttctcacaatagATATTAGTTCTCACTGGATacactccctatatatatatatatatatatatatatatatatatatatatatatatatatatatatatatatatatatatatatatatatatatatatatatatatatatatatatatatatatatatatatatatatatatatatatatatatatatatataactttcttagttaaataattttgtttttctatttttgagAATTTCTCACTCCACCCCTTAGATCTCTCACGCACAACTGATTTGACAAAATTGCCTCTCGGCTTCCGTAGATATACCTCCGAaagcaattaataaaaaaaaatgatttcttccgtaggtacatctacagaagcgtaaatgcatctacggaacctgttaaaaacatagatgtacctacggaacattctaaattccaatttttttaataagaatgaaaaatcaaattataGTGCAATTTATACGATGTATTCTTTTGGTATACTATTTTCCATTGCcttagggttagggttttaaaaaaatggaacatcaaattatagtgcTATTTATGCGATGTATTTTTTTGGTGTACTATTTTTCATTGTCTTTGGTTTTAATGTTTATGGTTTAGgattaaaaaaatgaaacatcaaaatatatataacagaatgttccgtaggtacatctataaAACACTATATTTTTAAGACGTTTCGTAGATGCATGTTTTTTACGCTTCCGTAGATGAACCTACGGAAGtaaccaaaaattttaaaaaagtgcttccgtatgtgcatctacgTAAGCAGAGGGCATAATTGAAATTTTGCGCGGTGGCTAAGACATTCAATGAGTCTATTGAGAAATCCTCCTATTTTTTCATTCTCTTTACATTTTAGAAACATATGCGCGAAGCACCATTAGCTGTGCGAATACACGGATGTCCAGATCAGAATTTGTGCGAAACCACGGATTATTACatttttatacaattaaaaaaataaaaaataaatatttaaaataatatacaaaTCCAAAAACgtgttgtttttaattatttttgttactaatatttttatttagaaattaatttcaatttaagatataatattttttatgataatatatgaaaaattgaaatatatgttattaatgtaaaacaattttggtaaaacaatttggtttttgttttaaaaatatatttttattttaaaaatgataaattattttgataaaataatttttttttcttatttacatttttaaaacaaaagcgTGTGTACCACACCAATactcgtgcgaacgcacgagtatCTACTAATTCTTCGAAATCTCAATTCAACATAAACCGTTAACGAATTATTTatcttttctttcaaaataaaatttcatgCCAATCAAATCaggtttgataattttttttaaaaatttaaatcaaataaaaaaattttgattATTAAAATTTTCGTTTGAAAGATTTCAAATTGAACTTTTATAACGGAAAATTCTTGAGTGAACATTCATCTTACAATTAATAATTAGGCACAaccaaaatcaaataattgtaagtaataaaaactaatgttttaatattaaaagaaaTCTCACTATGATAAATAAAGAAAACCAAACCCATGTTTTTTTCTCTATACAATCCTTTATGGTAATAATTGATCTAATTTTTTAGGGTCTGAACCCAAATAATATGAGAATtttttcacccacctcctaaccttcttgctcattcctggtgaatttacaacactaccctttgtttcggaagttcatttccgaaaaggtacttttttttgaaaaaaaggtgttttcggaaatgaacttccgaaaacgtgtttttataatataaaatattgatttcgaagatgcatctccgaaataaagttacattttcagaaaatgtggtgtttcggaagttcatctccgaactcaccccttgaaggaattcggaaatgcacttccgaaaaaaggtctggacagaagaaaaataacaaacaagaacgattcgctttatttaatcagatgaagacgatggaggagacgctgcaacaggttagaaagtcctgatcctctagaaatccataccacattgtaacttaccaacataataaacaacaacaaaaaacttatgagcaaactatacttacatcatagtggtgtagatccttatcagccactcgcaactgaaaatgattagcacgaacttgaattttccttcccaattttccttcccaattttcctgagacgacggagccgactctagagtagccttctgtttaacttcggcagtcagactctcgatggagatcagagccgaactcaaggaagcaaccggcgctgcgacagatggaacaaacggcgctgaaacagatggacgaacaaccggagctgcaacaacagacggaggagaggtaaccggggccggagcatatgatagaggaggtggatgtccggaggaagaaggattggaggtacgtccaccgcgagagccacggccaccaccaccacggatgagagtggtggggagaaggaaaagggaacttcgaaatttcaaaaggttttttattcttttaaatagggcgtggctgtggagcttcccaatttttgttacgtaggctttt is part of the Vicia villosa cultivar HV-30 ecotype Madison, WI linkage group LG2, Vvil1.0, whole genome shotgun sequence genome and encodes:
- the LOC131648753 gene encoding uncharacterized protein LOC131648753, which codes for MIFWYLGRSEEEVCELEVTDNQACRVITVNQVKVWPKKGKLSAGQLSVKYAIGAANWVPTNHTSTVAFGLGKFIYDVGTKTMFDYGTYIFYQTVKHAATNAIKMPVAFPSMICGIILNQYPGILSSDDVACKRESILSLHGKLFAGKHVPDIVLVSAENKSSTKANFISELKKTCKDLDEIIHTSTERKLNIEKLIKSLEHANGTRISDAIEEELVEEDNSVENDVAHDSND